From the genome of Gammaproteobacteria bacterium:
TGCCAGCCGATGAACACAAACCACGCAACGCCGGGCGCGAACAATGTGCAGTGGCAGGTGCGCTGCACGCTGTAGAACGAGGTGGCAATCAGCGCCGAGCCGCCGAAGCCGAAGATGACGGCGGTCGTGTGCACGGTACGCAAACGCCCGAAGGTCAGCCACGGCAGGTCGGCGTTCAGGGCCGGCCACACCAACTCGGCGGCCAGATAAACGCCGGCGGCCATGCCGAACAGCGCCCACGCCATCGCCGCGGCGATGAAGGCGGCGGCGACGGTGTCGGTGTAGGGCGCCGGTGCGGCGGCGGGCGCGGCGGTCACGGTCAGATGCCGAGCGGCGGACCGAAGCCGTTGACCCACAAAACGACGATGACGCCGAGAAACCCGGCCACCATGACCAGCAGCGCGGCAATCATGGACGAGGCCAGCAACATGCCGCGCTCGGCGTCCATCGCAAACGCCACCGGCACGCCGCGGTAGAGCAGCAGCGCACTCCACAGAAAGGCCGCGGTGAAAACCAGAATGTTCAGCACCAGCGACGGGTACAGATGCGCGATGCCGCCGGCCATCAGCGGCGTGCCGGCCACCGCCACCAGCGCAAAACAGGCGCCGGCATCGGAGTTGGCGCCGGCGTCGCGGTAGGTCGGCAGCATCCAGCGCAGGAACAAACCGGCGAACACAAACCCGGCCAGCAGCGCCGCGTAATAGGCAATGCTGACCTGCAACGCCAGCGCCGCCGGCAGCGCCAGCGGCTCGCCGCCGGCCAGCCAGCCGAACATGCGCGTGCCGAAAAACGCGCTGACCGGCGGCGCCAGCCCCAGCCACAATGCGTATTGAAAAAACACCGCCGCCGCGCCGGGCCGGCGCTCGGCGATGCGGGTGAAAACCGACTGCGGGCGAAACAGAACCTGCGGCGCGAGGGTGAGGGGGAAGGAGGCGGCCATGCGCTGGTTTTGCGTCAGATGTCGCGTCGGATGTCAGGGAACGAGGCCCGCCGCCTCCAGCATGTAGTCCACGGTTTTCCGGATGGCGTCGTCCGACAGGTCAATGCGCCCGCCCTTGGCCGGCATGTTGCCCTTGCCGTTGATGACCGACTGGTAGAGCACCTCAAGGCCCTGCGCGTAGCGGGTTTGCCATGCGGCCCGGTCTTCCAGGCGCGGCGCCTCAAGGACGCCGGCGGCGTGGCAGGCGTTGCAGGCGGACTGGTAAATCTGCTCCGGCGTCGCCTCGGCCATCGCGTCGGCGGCGGGCGTCATTGCAACGGCGGCCACCTCGCCGACATTGACGCGGCTGATGGGCGCGATGCGCTCTTTCGTGCGTTTTTCCATCGCCATGTCCATCGTCTCGTCTTTTGACGACAGCCCGATGGCCAGAATAAAGATGAAAACGACAATCGCCACAACCGCCGCCAGCACCGCCGAGAAGTTGTTGATAAATTCCTGGTCTTCCATTGCAAGATTCCTGTCTGAATTGGTGTCAATAAGCAAGCCGCCATGTGCGCCTGCCGGGCCGCTGCCCGCAACACGTTTGGAACCCCCCATTCTACAACAATTCCCGCGCCGGTGCTGCGCGCGCCGCCCAGAAAGATGATATAATCCCCGATTGCGGGCGCGCCGCCGCCTGCCGCGCAAAATCAAGACCGATGGAAAACCCGGCACAAAACACCTCGCAGTTTGTCATCCGCCCCAACCTTTCGTTGTCGCGGCGCGGGAATCAGTTGTTTTTTCTTACGCTGTTTTGCGTTTCCTTTCTGATTGCCGCCGCGTTCGCGTGGTTCGGGCTGTGGATGATACTGCCGTTCGCTGGCCTTGAAATGCTTTGTCTGGGCGCGGCGCTTTATTATTGTGTGCGGCGCCTGTCGCGGCGCGAGACGGTGGTCGTGGATGGCGACGAGGTGCGGGTCAGCGTCGGCCATGAAAAGCCCGAAAAGAGCTGCACTTTCAAGCGGGCGTGGGCGAGCGTGGTGATGGCGCCGCCGCGTTTTCAGGGCGAGCCGAAATCCCTGTGGATACGCTCGCACGGGCGGCAGGTTGAGATTGGCTCTTTTCTGAGCGAAAATGACAAGTGGAATCTGGCCAGGGCGCTTGAGCGCGCCATCGCCGGTTAGAGGAACAAAGAGGACCTTCAGACAAATGACAGCGCAACTCATGACGGCGGCGCGATGGCTTGCGGGCGCCGCGGCGGCGTTGCCGCTGGCCGCGCTGGCCGAGCTTCAGCCGTACAACATGCCCGTCGGCGTAACCGACATCAGCCGCGAGGTGTTCGGCCTGCACATGCTGATTTTCTGGATTTGCGTCGCCATCGGCGCCGTCGTGTTCGGCGCCATGCTGGTTTCGCTGGTGCGCCACCGCAAATCGCGTGGCTACGAGGCGCAGCAATTCCACGACAGCACCACCGCCGAAATTGCATGGACGGTCGTGCCGTTCCTGATTCTGGTGGCGATGGCGGTGCCGGCGACGCAGGTGCTGATCAAGATGGAAGACACCGCAAGGGCCGATTTGACCATCAAGATCACCGGCTACCAGTGGCTGTGGCACTACGAATACCTCGACCAGGACATTGACTTCTACAGCGCGCTGTCAACGCCGCGCGAGCAGATATACGACTTGCAGGCCAAGGGCGAACACTACCTGCTGGAGGTGGACAACGAACTGGTGCTGCCGACCAACCGCAAGGTGCGCTTCCTGATTACATCAAACGATGTGCTGCACGCCTGGTGGGTGCCGGATTTCGCGGTCAAGAAAGACGCGATTCCGGGTTTTATCAACGAATCATGGACCGAGATCGAGGAACCGGGGGTGTACCGCGGCCAGTGCGCCGAACTGTGCGGACGCGACCACGGCTTCATGCCGGTCGTGGTGCGCGCGGTCGCGCCCGACGAGTACGAACGCTGGCTCGCCGACCAACGGGCCGAACAGCCGCTCGCCTCGGCGGAAACCCCGGCGGAAACCCCGGCACAACCCTCGGCGGAGCAATAACTTGCCAATCAACGCATCAACATTTGCAGGAGTAACACGATGAGCGCAGTACTGGTTGACGACCATCATCACGACGGGCCTGACAGCGGCATCAAGCGCTGGATTTT
Proteins encoded in this window:
- a CDS encoding c-type cytochrome, coding for MEDQEFINNFSAVLAAVVAIVVFIFILAIGLSSKDETMDMAMEKRTKERIAPISRVNVGEVAAVAMTPAADAMAEATPEQIYQSACNACHAAGVLEAPRLEDRAAWQTRYAQGLEVLYQSVINGKGNMPAKGGRIDLSDDAIRKTVDYMLEAAGLVP
- a CDS encoding DUF2244 domain-containing protein — encoded protein: MENPAQNTSQFVIRPNLSLSRRGNQLFFLTLFCVSFLIAAAFAWFGLWMILPFAGLEMLCLGAALYYCVRRLSRRETVVVDGDEVRVSVGHEKPEKSCTFKRAWASVVMAPPRFQGEPKSLWIRSHGRQVEIGSFLSENDKWNLARALERAIAG
- a CDS encoding cbb3-type cytochrome c oxidase subunit I, with the translated sequence MAAAMAWALFGMAAGVYLAAELVWPALNADLPWLTFGRLRTVHTTAVIFGFGGSALIATSFYSVQRTCHCTLFAPGVAWFVFIGW
- a CDS encoding Yip1 family protein, with the protein product MAASFPLTLAPQVLFRPQSVFTRIAERRPGAAAVFFQYALWLGLAPPVSAFFGTRMFGWLAGGEPLALPAALALQVSIAYYAALLAGFVFAGLFLRWMLPTYRDAGANSDAGACFALVAVAGTPLMAGGIAHLYPSLVLNILVFTAAFLWSALLLYRGVPVAFAMDAERGMLLASSMIAALLVMVAGFLGVIVVLWVNGFGPPLGI